Proteins encoded together in one Pantoea sp. CCBC3-3-1 window:
- the rplJ gene encoding 50S ribosomal protein L10 has product MALNLQDKQAIVAEVTEVAKGALSAVVADSRGVTVDKMTELRKAGREAGVYMRVVRNTLLRRVVEGTQFEVLKDTFVGPTLIAYSMEHPGAAARLFKEFAKANAKFEVKAAAFEGELITAENIDRLATLPTYEEALARLMSTMKEAAAGKLVRTLAAVRDAKEAA; this is encoded by the coding sequence ATGGCATTAAATCTTCAAGACAAACAAGCGATTGTTGCTGAAGTCACCGAAGTAGCCAAAGGCGCGCTGTCTGCGGTAGTTGCGGATTCCCGCGGCGTGACCGTAGACAAAATGACTGAACTGCGTAAAGCAGGTCGTGAAGCTGGCGTTTACATGCGTGTTGTTCGTAACACCCTGCTGCGCCGCGTCGTTGAAGGAACTCAGTTTGAGGTCCTGAAAGACACGTTTGTTGGTCCGACCCTGATTGCATACTCTATGGAACACCCGGGCGCTGCTGCTCGTCTGTTCAAAGAGTTCGCGAAAGCGAATGCAAAATTTGAGGTCAAAGCTGCGGCCTTTGAAGGTGAGCTGATCACGGCGGAAAATATTGACCGTCTGGCAACTCTGCCAACTTACGAAGAAGCGCTGGCACGTCTGATGTCGACCATGAAAGAAGCCGCTGCAGGCAAACTGGTCCGCACTCTGGCAGCCGTACGCGACGCCAAAGAAGCTGCATAA
- the rplK gene encoding 50S ribosomal protein L11 — MAKKVQAYVKLQVAAGMANPSPPVGPALGQQGVNIMEFCKAFNAKTESLEKGLPTPVVITVYSDRSFTFVTKTPPAAVLLKKAAGIKSGSGKPNKDKVGKVSRAQVREIAETKAADMTGSDVEAMTRSIEGTARSMGLVVED; from the coding sequence ATGGCTAAGAAAGTACAAGCCTACGTCAAGCTGCAGGTTGCAGCCGGTATGGCAAACCCAAGCCCACCAGTGGGTCCAGCGCTGGGTCAGCAAGGCGTTAACATCATGGAATTCTGTAAAGCGTTTAACGCAAAAACAGAATCCCTGGAAAAAGGTCTGCCAACTCCGGTTGTTATTACCGTTTATTCTGACCGTTCTTTCACCTTCGTTACCAAAACGCCTCCAGCAGCAGTTCTGCTGAAGAAAGCGGCGGGTATCAAGTCTGGTTCCGGCAAGCCGAACAAAGACAAAGTAGGTAAAGTATCACGTGCTCAGGTACGTGAAATCGCAGAAACCAAAGCTGCGGACATGACTGGTTCTGACGTTGAAGCGATGACTCGCTCCATCGAAGGTACTGCTCGTTCCATGGGCCTGGTAGTAGAGGACTAA
- a CDS encoding GNAT family N-acetyltransferase gives MSLVLLPNLADLSASQWDALTPDDQPFLRHAFLSTLEESGCVGKGTGWQPEHLLWMDNGEPRAALPGYRKSHSRGEYVFDHAWADACQRAGLPYYPKWLAAVPFSPVTGARLLGEADAAKKLLHSLPDFLHQRQLHSAHINFANAQTHDLLANAPRWLPRFGCQYHWHNPGYRDFQDFLDTLMSRKRKQIRKERELVASQGFEFTFLVGHQLSEAHWDFVYACYSNTYAVRGQRPYLTRQFFSLLAERMPNAIRVVLATQNGLPVAMAFSLVDNQTFYGRYWGCLAEFDRLHFETCFYQGMDYAIANGLRRFDAGAQGEHKLVRGFEPVITESWHYLRHDGLHDAVADYLQQERQGVEAWAEEARESLPYRRNE, from the coding sequence GTGTCGCTAGTCCTCTTGCCCAACCTGGCAGACCTTTCCGCCAGTCAGTGGGATGCTCTTACGCCTGACGACCAACCTTTTCTCCGCCACGCGTTTCTCAGCACGCTGGAAGAGAGCGGCTGTGTCGGCAAAGGCACTGGCTGGCAGCCAGAACATCTACTGTGGATGGACAACGGCGAGCCGCGTGCGGCTCTGCCCGGCTACCGTAAAAGCCATTCGCGAGGCGAGTACGTTTTTGATCATGCCTGGGCCGATGCCTGTCAGCGGGCCGGACTACCTTATTATCCCAAATGGCTGGCTGCCGTCCCGTTCAGTCCGGTGACTGGTGCACGCCTGCTGGGCGAGGCAGATGCCGCAAAAAAACTGCTGCACAGCCTTCCAGACTTTCTGCATCAGCGCCAGCTCCACAGCGCCCATATCAATTTCGCTAATGCGCAGACCCACGATTTGTTGGCAAACGCGCCTCGCTGGCTGCCGCGCTTCGGCTGCCAGTATCACTGGCACAATCCGGGCTATCGTGATTTCCAGGACTTCCTGGACACGCTGATGTCACGCAAGCGCAAACAAATTCGTAAAGAGCGCGAGCTGGTCGCCAGCCAGGGGTTTGAGTTCACTTTTTTAGTGGGGCATCAGCTTAGCGAAGCGCACTGGGACTTTGTTTACGCCTGCTACAGCAACACCTATGCCGTACGCGGTCAACGCCCCTATCTGACGCGGCAATTTTTCAGCCTGCTCGCGGAAAGAATGCCCAATGCCATTCGCGTGGTGTTGGCAACGCAAAACGGCCTGCCGGTGGCGATGGCGTTCAGCCTGGTGGACAACCAGACGTTTTATGGTCGCTACTGGGGTTGCCTGGCAGAGTTCGACCGGCTGCATTTTGAAACCTGTTTTTACCAGGGTATGGATTATGCCATCGCTAACGGCTTACGGCGTTTTGATGCGGGTGCGCAGGGAGAACACAAGCTGGTGCGGGGATTTGAGCCTGTCATTACTGAATCCTGGCACTATTTACGGCACGACGGCCTGCATGACGCCGTGGCGGATTATCTCCAGCAGGAACGTCAGGGCGTCGAAGCATGGGCTGAGGAAGCCCGCGAATCGCTGCCGTATCGTCGCAACGAATAA
- a CDS encoding TIGR00645 family protein: MERFTENLIYAARWLLAPIYLGLSLGLLALAIKFFQEVFHLLPNVLAMAENDLVLVLLSMIDLTLVGGLLVMVMLSGYENFVSKLDISEHKEKLSWLGKMDSGSLKNKVAASIVAISSIHLLRVFMDARNIPDNKLMWYVIIHLAFVLSAFVMGYLDGMSRREKNSSH; the protein is encoded by the coding sequence ATGGAACGTTTTACTGAGAATCTGATATACGCTGCGCGCTGGCTGCTGGCGCCTATTTACCTTGGGTTGTCCCTTGGACTGCTGGCGTTAGCGATCAAGTTTTTCCAGGAAGTTTTTCACCTGTTGCCCAACGTGCTGGCTATGGCCGAGAACGATTTAGTGCTGGTGCTGCTGTCGATGATTGACCTGACGCTGGTCGGCGGCCTGCTGGTGATGGTGATGCTTTCCGGCTATGAAAACTTTGTCTCCAAGCTGGATATCTCCGAGCACAAGGAAAAACTGAGCTGGTTGGGGAAAATGGATTCCGGCTCGCTGAAAAATAAAGTTGCCGCGTCGATTGTGGCTATCTCTTCTATACACCTGCTGCGGGTGTTTATGGATGCCAGAAATATCCCTGATAATAAGCTGATGTGGTACGTCATTATCCATCTGGCTTTTGTTCTGTCTGCCTTTGTCATGGGCTATCTTGATGGCATGTCGCGCAGAGAGAAAAACAGCAGTCATTAA
- a CDS encoding helix-turn-helix domain-containing protein gives MKGEIVEVIIDWIEAHLDDGLNIEAVAARSGYSKWHLQRAFKEKKGMTLGSFIRCRRLDEAAKSLVSSHKTIMTISMDLGFSSQQCFQRVFKKHFNVTPRDYRNLHRELH, from the coding sequence GTGAAAGGTGAAATCGTAGAAGTCATCATCGACTGGATCGAAGCACATCTGGATGATGGTTTAAATATTGAAGCCGTAGCCGCACGATCGGGCTATTCAAAATGGCATCTTCAGCGCGCTTTTAAAGAAAAAAAAGGCATGACGCTGGGCAGTTTTATCCGCTGTCGCCGGCTGGATGAAGCCGCGAAAAGCCTGGTCAGCTCGCACAAAACCATTATGACGATTTCCATGGATCTGGGCTTCTCATCGCAACAGTGTTTTCAGCGCGTCTTTAAAAAACATTTTAACGTTACGCCAAGAGACTACCGTAACTTGCATCGCGAGCTGCACTAG
- a CDS encoding LysR family transcriptional regulator, whose translation MLDLNLVRVFTAIYETRSVSGAADRLYITQPSASYALARLRNETNDELFKRSRKGMEPTPTAVQLYKVFKKSLTGIEKAVAETRTFSPATSRHKFRLALSDLGELLLLPKLVTHLRRVAPHIELEVIPVDMNRLDEWLLTGRIDAALCSRSESISSAQRELMVYERYVCLLNVDHPRIGEQLSLEEYMQEQHVIVSATSGHHIVEDRLKEYGIERHVAVEVPHFAALGELIASSELLVTLPSSAAKIYARRGNGRMLELPFHVPNQEVFLYAHTEIGDITAKTWFYNVLRIAGPMMIEP comes from the coding sequence ATGTTAGATCTGAATCTGGTCCGCGTGTTCACCGCCATCTACGAAACGCGTAGCGTCAGTGGGGCCGCAGATCGTCTTTATATTACCCAGCCTTCAGCAAGTTACGCGCTTGCCCGCTTACGCAACGAGACCAACGACGAACTGTTTAAGCGCAGTCGAAAAGGCATGGAACCTACGCCAACAGCCGTTCAGCTCTATAAGGTGTTTAAAAAATCGCTGACGGGCATCGAAAAAGCCGTGGCGGAAACCCGCACGTTTTCCCCAGCGACATCACGTCACAAATTTCGCCTGGCTTTATCGGATCTGGGTGAACTGCTGTTGCTGCCGAAACTGGTCACACATTTACGCCGTGTGGCGCCTCATATTGAACTGGAAGTTATTCCGGTTGATATGAACAGGCTGGATGAATGGCTGCTGACAGGCAGAATTGACGCGGCTTTGTGCAGTCGTAGTGAATCGATCTCTTCTGCTCAGCGCGAGCTGATGGTTTATGAGCGCTATGTCTGCCTGCTCAACGTCGATCATCCGCGCATTGGCGAGCAGCTCTCTCTGGAAGAATATATGCAGGAACAGCACGTTATTGTTTCCGCCACCAGCGGTCACCATATCGTCGAGGACCGGTTGAAAGAGTACGGCATTGAACGCCACGTCGCTGTCGAAGTGCCGCATTTTGCCGCGTTGGGTGAGCTGATCGCGTCCAGTGAGCTGCTGGTCACGCTGCCTTCCAGCGCCGCTAAAATCTACGCCCGCCGCGGCAATGGTCGTATGCTGGAGCTGCCGTTTCACGTGCCAAATCAGGAAGTTTTCCTGTATGCCCATACGGAGATAGGCGATATCACCGCCAAAACCTGGTTCTACAACGTGTTGCGTATCGCTGGCCCGATGATGATAGAGCCATAA
- the secE gene encoding preprotein translocase subunit SecE, with translation MSANTEAQGSGRGLEAIKWTGVALLLIVAVVGNYYYREVTLPLRALAVVILIAAAGGIALLTTKGKATLAFAREARTEVRKVIWPTRQETLHTTLIVAAVTAVMSLILWGLDGILVRLVSFITGLRF, from the coding sequence ATGAGTGCTAATACCGAAGCTCAAGGGAGCGGGCGCGGCCTGGAAGCGATAAAGTGGACAGGTGTGGCATTGCTGCTGATCGTAGCTGTCGTAGGCAACTACTATTATCGTGAAGTTACCCTCCCACTGCGCGCGCTGGCCGTAGTAATCCTGATCGCAGCAGCAGGTGGCATTGCGCTGCTGACGACGAAAGGCAAAGCAACGCTGGCTTTTGCCCGCGAAGCGCGCACTGAAGTTCGCAAGGTTATTTGGCCTACTCGTCAGGAAACGTTGCACACCACGTTAATCGTTGCCGCGGTCACTGCCGTGATGTCACTGATTTTGTGGGGACTGGATGGTATTCTGGTCCGTCTCGTCTCGTTTATCACTGGCCTGAGGTTCTGA
- a CDS encoding MFS transporter, whose product MTAKHGSHVRVWILMLILFLSVIAYADRSILSIAGGAIKDEFGLSPVQLGFILSAFSWAYVIGQIPGGLFLDRFGTKKVYGITLVLWSISTLAMGFVGEFANGLTSALIIMFTLRFALGLIEAPSFPANARVAIMWFPKAERGRASSLFASSQYFAVGIFSPLSGWLVSEFGWPWPFFVLGMMGIGAFFAWMWYMKEPGTHPSVSQQELDHIVAGGGLIDIDAAEQRKDKSRLSRETFRKLLTNRMLWCAYIGQYCTIALSYFFITWFPIYLVQDRGMDILHAGFATIAPALFGFAGGISGGIISDYLIRIGWSVSWARKTPYIVGMLMAATLIAAAVANSNFWVIAIMSFAFYGKGVAAGAGTWAVISDTAPKEAVGLAGAIFNCVGNIAGIITPIMFGYLVALTGNYSMGLVFVGAHCVVAALCFLFVMGPIVRVGGDIPEDRGDGQRLSEVTPPHQL is encoded by the coding sequence ATGACTGCCAAACACGGATCGCACGTACGCGTGTGGATATTGATGCTGATATTATTTTTGTCCGTTATTGCTTATGCCGATCGCTCCATTCTTTCCATCGCTGGCGGTGCCATTAAGGATGAATTTGGCCTGTCGCCGGTGCAGTTAGGGTTTATCCTCTCGGCTTTCAGCTGGGCTTATGTAATTGGTCAAATCCCGGGTGGCCTGTTTCTCGATCGCTTCGGGACGAAAAAAGTGTATGGCATTACGCTGGTGCTGTGGTCGATCTCCACGCTGGCGATGGGCTTTGTCGGTGAGTTTGCCAACGGCCTGACCAGCGCATTGATCATTATGTTTACGTTACGTTTTGCGCTGGGACTGATTGAAGCGCCAAGTTTTCCAGCCAATGCGCGCGTAGCGATTATGTGGTTCCCGAAAGCCGAACGCGGGCGGGCCTCTTCGCTTTTTGCCTCATCACAGTATTTTGCCGTCGGCATTTTTTCGCCACTCTCCGGCTGGCTGGTCTCGGAGTTTGGCTGGCCATGGCCTTTCTTTGTATTAGGAATGATGGGTATCGGCGCCTTTTTTGCCTGGATGTGGTACATGAAGGAACCCGGCACACATCCCAGCGTTTCACAACAGGAGCTTGACCATATTGTGGCGGGCGGTGGGCTGATTGATATTGATGCTGCCGAACAGCGTAAAGATAAATCACGGCTCTCACGCGAGACGTTTCGTAAGCTACTGACCAACCGAATGTTGTGGTGCGCCTATATTGGCCAGTATTGCACCATTGCGCTGAGCTACTTCTTTATTACCTGGTTCCCTATTTATTTGGTACAGGATCGCGGCATGGATATCCTGCATGCCGGTTTTGCCACCATCGCGCCAGCGCTGTTTGGTTTTGCCGGCGGCATCTCTGGCGGCATCATTTCTGACTATTTGATTCGGATTGGCTGGTCCGTTTCCTGGGCGCGGAAGACGCCTTATATTGTTGGCATGTTAATGGCGGCGACGCTGATTGCTGCCGCTGTCGCCAACAGCAACTTCTGGGTGATTGCCATTATGTCTTTCGCTTTTTATGGCAAAGGCGTGGCGGCCGGTGCTGGCACCTGGGCCGTGATCAGCGATACCGCGCCGAAAGAAGCGGTAGGCCTGGCGGGTGCTATCTTCAACTGTGTCGGTAATATTGCCGGTATCATCACGCCAATTATGTTTGGCTATCTGGTCGCGCTGACCGGCAACTACAGTATGGGACTGGTGTTTGTCGGTGCACACTGCGTGGTTGCGGCGCTGTGCTTCCTGTTTGTGATGGGGCCGATCGTACGCGTTGGCGGCGATATACCTGAAGATCGGGGCGACGGACAGCGGCTTAGCGAGGTTACGCCGCCGCACCAACTGTGA
- a CDS encoding alpha/beta hydrolase — MISRRRLMLGTGATLLAMTTGKLFAREDIIPLWQDEPPGGGGPSGELRVSTNGSWSNIVSPAIQRFQPENPNGSAVLIAAGGGYRWIGMGGEAWPVARWLNARGYTAYVLSYRLPHEKWRAGRLAPLQDAQRAIRLVRSMERKVHLLGFSAGGHLMGMAAARPDFATYKPEDSLDLIRPVVDTAALIYPVITLEPPYTHTNTYLEMLGKNASPADEASWSVENYVTRQFPPTFLAQAEDDHVSNPHNTQIMHDTCRRMGVPVEQIKITRGGHGFGLGRAGSPAAIWDEAYSIWLAARR; from the coding sequence ATGATTAGTCGTCGTCGGTTAATGCTGGGTACTGGCGCAACGCTGTTGGCGATGACCACCGGAAAACTTTTCGCCAGAGAGGATATTATTCCGCTTTGGCAGGATGAGCCACCTGGCGGCGGTGGGCCCAGCGGAGAGCTGCGCGTTTCCACAAACGGTTCATGGTCGAATATCGTTAGTCCGGCTATTCAGCGCTTCCAGCCGGAAAACCCGAACGGCTCTGCGGTATTAATTGCTGCCGGCGGCGGCTATCGCTGGATAGGGATGGGTGGTGAAGCCTGGCCTGTCGCTCGCTGGCTAAACGCTCGCGGCTATACAGCTTACGTGCTGAGTTACCGCTTACCTCACGAAAAATGGCGAGCCGGGCGACTGGCCCCGTTGCAGGATGCGCAGCGGGCGATCAGGCTGGTACGTTCAATGGAGCGGAAAGTCCATCTGTTAGGCTTTTCCGCTGGCGGCCATCTGATGGGGATGGCGGCAGCGCGGCCAGATTTTGCCACCTATAAGCCGGAAGACTCTCTGGATCTGATTCGTCCTGTGGTCGACACCGCAGCGCTAATCTATCCGGTTATTACGCTCGAACCGCCTTACACGCATACTAATACCTACCTGGAAATGCTGGGTAAAAATGCGTCGCCGGCTGATGAAGCGAGCTGGTCAGTAGAAAACTACGTAACGCGCCAGTTTCCGCCGACGTTTTTAGCACAGGCCGAGGACGATCATGTGTCGAATCCGCATAATACACAAATTATGCACGATACCTGTCGGCGGATGGGCGTACCGGTTGAGCAGATTAAAATTACTCGCGGTGGGCATGGTTTTGGTTTAGGCAGGGCAGGATCGCCTGCGGCGATCTGGGATGAAGCCTATTCGATTTGGCTTGCGGCACGTCGCTAA
- the coaA gene encoding type I pantothenate kinase: MSKKDSLLTTPYLQFNRSQWAALRDSVPMTLSEDEIAQLEGINEDLSIDEVAEIYLPLSRLLNFYISSNLRRQAVLEQFLGTNGQKIPYIISIAGSVAVGKSTTARVLQALLSRWPEHRRVELITTDGFLHPNEVLKERGLMKKKGFPQSYDMHRLVNFVSELKSGASQVTAPVYSHLIYDVIPEGDKTVQQPDILILEGLNVLQSGMDYPHDPHHVFVSDFVDFSIYVDAPEDLLRHWYINRFLKFRQGAFTDPDSYFHHYAKLPADEAVGVATQLWEEINLMNLKENILPTRERASLIMTKSVNHAVDLVRLRK, encoded by the coding sequence ATGAGTAAAAAAGACTCCTTGTTGACTACACCCTATCTGCAATTTAACCGTTCGCAATGGGCCGCGTTGCGTGATTCCGTGCCGATGACGCTGAGTGAAGATGAAATTGCGCAGCTTGAAGGGATTAACGAAGATCTCTCTATAGATGAAGTGGCGGAGATTTATCTGCCGCTCTCACGTCTGCTGAACTTCTATATCAGTTCAAATCTACGCCGTCAGGCGGTGCTGGAACAGTTCCTGGGTACAAACGGACAGAAGATCCCCTATATCATCAGTATCGCCGGTAGCGTAGCCGTAGGAAAAAGCACCACGGCGCGTGTGTTACAGGCGTTACTGAGCCGCTGGCCGGAGCATCGTCGCGTTGAGCTCATCACCACCGATGGCTTTTTGCACCCTAACGAGGTGTTAAAAGAGCGCGGGCTGATGAAAAAGAAGGGGTTCCCACAATCTTACGACATGCACCGGCTGGTCAATTTTGTCTCTGAGTTGAAATCAGGCGCTTCGCAGGTCACTGCACCTGTTTATTCACACCTGATTTACGACGTCATTCCTGAAGGGGACAAAACGGTACAGCAGCCCGATATTTTGATTCTGGAAGGGCTGAACGTTTTGCAGAGCGGAATGGATTATCCCCACGATCCGCATCACGTCTTTGTCTCAGACTTTGTCGACTTCTCTATCTATGTTGATGCGCCTGAGGATTTGCTGCGCCACTGGTATATCAATCGTTTTCTGAAATTCCGTCAGGGTGCGTTTACCGATCCGGATTCCTATTTCCATCACTACGCGAAATTACCCGCCGACGAAGCGGTAGGTGTTGCCACACAGCTGTGGGAAGAGATCAATCTGATGAACCTGAAAGAGAATATTCTGCCAACGCGTGAGCGGGCGAGCCTGATTATGACCAAAAGCGTCAATCATGCGGTTGACCTGGTCAGATTGCGAAAATAG
- the nusG gene encoding transcription termination/antitermination protein NusG: MSEAPKKRWYVVQAFSGFEGRVAQSLREHIKLHNMEELFGEVMVPTEEVVEIRGGQRRKSERKFFPGYVLVQMVMNDASWHLVRSVPRVMGFIGGTSDRPAPISDKEVDAIMNRLQSAGDKPRPKTLFEPGEMVRVNDGPFADFNGVVEEVDYEKSRLKVSVSIFGRATPVELDFGQVEKS; this comes from the coding sequence ATGTCTGAAGCTCCAAAAAAGCGCTGGTACGTCGTTCAGGCGTTTTCCGGCTTTGAAGGCCGTGTAGCCCAGTCGCTGCGCGAGCATATCAAATTACATAACATGGAAGAACTCTTTGGCGAAGTCATGGTTCCAACCGAAGAAGTGGTTGAGATCCGTGGTGGCCAGCGTCGCAAGAGCGAGCGCAAGTTCTTCCCAGGCTATGTACTGGTACAAATGGTCATGAACGATGCAAGCTGGCACTTAGTGCGCAGCGTGCCGCGCGTCATGGGATTCATTGGTGGTACCTCCGATCGTCCGGCACCTATTAGCGATAAAGAAGTCGACGCGATCATGAACCGCCTGCAGTCTGCTGGCGATAAGCCACGTCCGAAAACCCTGTTTGAGCCGGGTGAAATGGTCCGTGTTAATGACGGTCCGTTTGCTGACTTCAACGGCGTGGTTGAAGAAGTGGATTATGAAAAAAGCCGCCTGAAAGTTTCCGTTTCCATCTTTGGCCGTGCAACGCCGGTTGAGCTGGACTTTGGACAGGTTGAGAAAAGCTGA
- the rplL gene encoding 50S ribosomal protein L7/L12 has translation MSITKDQILEAVAAMSVMDVVELVSAMEEKFGVSAAAAVAVAAGPAEAAEEKTEFDVVLKAIGANKVAVIKAVRGATGLGLKEAKDLVESAPAALKEGISKDDAEALKKALEEAGAEVEVK, from the coding sequence ATGTCTATCACTAAAGATCAAATTCTGGAAGCAGTAGCAGCTATGTCTGTAATGGACGTTGTTGAGCTGGTTTCCGCTATGGAAGAAAAATTCGGTGTTTCTGCTGCTGCCGCTGTAGCTGTTGCTGCAGGCCCTGCTGAAGCTGCTGAAGAAAAAACTGAGTTCGACGTTGTACTGAAAGCTATCGGCGCTAACAAAGTTGCCGTGATCAAAGCAGTACGTGGCGCAACTGGTCTGGGCCTGAAAGAAGCTAAAGACCTGGTTGAGTCTGCACCTGCTGCCCTGAAAGAAGGCATCAGCAAAGACGACGCAGAAGCTCTGAAGAAAGCACTGGAAGAAGCTGGCGCAGAAGTTGAAGTTAAATAA
- the rplA gene encoding 50S ribosomal protein L1, which produces MAKLTKRMRVIRDKVDATKQYDINEAVALLKELATAKFVESVDVAVNLGIDARKSDQNVRGATVLPHGTGRSVRVAVFTQGANAEAAKAAGAELVGMEDLADQIKKGEMNFDVVIASPDAMRVVGQLGQVLGPRGLMPNPKVGTVTPNVAEAVKNAKAGQVRYRNDKNGIIHTTIGKVDFDADKLKENLESLLVALKKAKPSQAKGVFIKKVSLSTTMGAGVAVDQAGLNAAAN; this is translated from the coding sequence ATGGCTAAGCTGACCAAGCGCATGCGCGTGATCCGTGACAAAGTTGATGCAACTAAACAGTATGACATCAACGAAGCTGTTGCTCTGCTGAAGGAACTGGCGACTGCTAAGTTCGTAGAAAGCGTTGACGTAGCTGTAAATCTGGGCATTGATGCTCGTAAATCCGATCAGAACGTTCGCGGTGCAACTGTACTGCCACACGGTACTGGCCGTTCCGTTCGCGTTGCCGTATTTACCCAGGGTGCAAACGCTGAAGCTGCTAAAGCTGCAGGCGCTGAACTGGTAGGTATGGAAGATCTGGCTGACCAGATCAAAAAAGGCGAAATGAACTTTGACGTTGTTATCGCATCTCCAGATGCAATGCGCGTTGTTGGCCAGCTGGGTCAGGTTCTGGGCCCACGTGGTCTGATGCCAAACCCGAAAGTTGGCACCGTAACCCCTAACGTTGCAGAAGCGGTTAAGAACGCTAAAGCAGGTCAGGTTCGTTACCGTAACGACAAAAACGGCATCATCCATACCACTATCGGTAAGGTTGATTTCGATGCAGATAAACTGAAAGAAAACCTGGAATCCCTGCTGGTTGCGCTGAAAAAAGCAAAACCATCTCAGGCGAAAGGCGTTTTCATCAAGAAAGTTAGCCTCTCCACCACTATGGGTGCAGGCGTTGCAGTTGATCAGGCTGGCCTGAACGCTGCTGCTAACTAA
- the tuf gene encoding elongation factor Tu: protein MSKEKFERSKPHVNVGTIGHVDHGKTTLTAAITTVLAKTYGGSARAFDQIDNAPEEKARGITINTSHVEYDTPTRHYAHVDCPGHADYVKNMITGAAQMDGAILVVAATDGPMPQTREHILLGRQVGVPFIIVFMNKCDMVDDEELLELVEMEVRELLSAYDFPGDDLPIVRGSALKALQGEAEWEAKIIELAGHLDTYIPEPERAIDKPFLLPIEDVFSISGRGTVVTGRVERGIVKVGEEVEIVGIKDTVKSTCTGVEMFRKLLDEGRAGENCGILLRGIKREDIQRGQVLAKPGSIKPHTKFESEVYILSKDEGGRHTPFFKGYRPQFYFRTTDVTGTIELPEGVEMVMPGDNIQMVVTLIHPIAMDDGLRFAIREGGRTVGAGVVAKVIA from the coding sequence ATGTCTAAAGAAAAATTTGAACGTTCCAAACCGCACGTCAACGTTGGTACTATCGGCCACGTTGACCACGGTAAAACTACCCTGACTGCTGCTATCACCACCGTTCTGGCTAAAACCTACGGCGGTTCTGCTCGTGCATTCGACCAGATCGATAACGCGCCAGAAGAAAAAGCTCGTGGTATCACCATCAACACTTCTCACGTTGAATATGACACCCCAACTCGCCACTACGCGCACGTTGACTGCCCAGGCCACGCCGACTATGTGAAAAACATGATCACCGGTGCTGCTCAGATGGACGGCGCGATCCTGGTTGTTGCTGCGACTGATGGCCCAATGCCTCAGACCCGTGAGCACATCCTGCTGGGTCGTCAGGTTGGCGTTCCATTCATCATCGTGTTCATGAACAAATGTGACATGGTTGATGACGAAGAGCTGCTGGAACTGGTTGAGATGGAAGTGCGTGAGCTGCTGTCTGCTTATGATTTCCCTGGTGATGACCTGCCAATCGTTCGCGGTTCTGCACTGAAAGCACTGCAGGGCGAAGCTGAGTGGGAAGCTAAGATCATCGAGCTGGCTGGTCACCTGGATACCTACATCCCAGAACCAGAGCGCGCAATTGACAAGCCGTTCCTGCTGCCAATCGAAGACGTATTCTCTATCTCTGGCCGTGGTACCGTTGTTACCGGTCGTGTAGAGCGCGGTATCGTTAAAGTGGGTGAAGAAGTTGAAATCGTTGGTATCAAAGATACCGTGAAATCAACCTGTACCGGCGTTGAAATGTTCCGTAAGCTGCTGGACGAAGGCCGTGCGGGTGAGAACTGTGGTATCCTGCTGCGTGGTATCAAGCGCGAAGATATCCAGCGTGGTCAGGTTCTGGCTAAGCCAGGCTCAATCAAGCCACACACCAAGTTCGAATCTGAAGTGTACATCCTGTCCAAAGACGAAGGCGGCCGTCATACTCCGTTCTTCAAAGGCTACCGTCCACAGTTCTACTTCCGTACAACTGACGTGACCGGTACCATCGAACTGCCAGAAGGCGTTGAGATGGTAATGCCTGGCGACAACATTCAGATGGTTGTTACCCTGATCCATCCAATCGCGATGGACGACGGTCTGCGTTTCGCAATCCGTGAAGGCGGCCGTACTGTTGGTGCCGGCGTTGTCGCTAAAGTTATCGCTTAA